Proteins from one Dama dama isolate Ldn47 chromosome 12, ASM3311817v1, whole genome shotgun sequence genomic window:
- the LOC133066660 gene encoding elongation factor 1-alpha 1-like, producing MGKEKTHINIVVIGHVDSGKSTTTGHLIYKCGGIDKRTIEKFEKEAAEMGKGSFKYAWVLDKLKAERERGITIDISLWKFETSKYYVTIIDAPGHRDFIKNMITGTSQADCAVLIVAAGVGEFEAGISKNGQTREHALLAYTLGVKQLIVGVNKMDSTEPPYSQKRYEEIVKEVSTYIKKIGYNPDTVAFVPISGWNGDNMLEPSANMPWFKGWKVTRKDGNASGTTLLEALDCILPPTRPTDKPLRLPLQDVYKIGGIGTVPVGRVETGVLKPGMVVTFAPVNVTTEVKSVEMHHEALSEALPGDNVGFNVKNVSVKDVRRGNVAGDSKNDPPMEAAGFTAQVIILNHPGQISAGYAPVLDCHTAHIACKFAELKEKIDRRSGEKLEDGPKFLKSGDAAIVDMVPGKPMCVESFSDYPPLGRFAVRDMRQTVAVGVIKAVDKKAAGAGKVTKSAQKAQKAK from the coding sequence atgggaaaagagaagacCCACATCAACATCGTTGTCATTGGGCACGTAGATTCAGGGAAGTCTACCACGACTGGCCATCTGATCTACAAATGTGGCGGGATCGACAAGAGAACAATTGAGAAGTTCGAGAAGGAGGCTGCCGAGATGGGAAAGGGCTCCTTCAAATATGCCTGGGTCTTGGACAAACTGAAAGCTGAACGTGAGCGTGGTATCACCATTGATATCTCCCTGTGGAAATTTGAGACCAGCAAGTACTATGTTACCATCATTGATGCCCCAGGACACAGAGACTTCATCAAAAACATGATTACAGGCACATCCCAGGCTGACTGTGCTGTCCTGATTGTTGCTGCTGGTGTTGGTGAATTTGAAGCCGGTATCTCCAAGAACGGGCAGACCCGTGAGCATGCCCTTCTGGCTTACACTCTGGGTGTGAAACAACTAATTGTTGGAGTTAACAAAATGgattccactgagccaccctacAGCCAGAAGAGATACGAGGAAATTGTTAAGGAAGTCAGCACCTACATTAAGAAAATTGGCTACAACCCCGACACAGTAGCATTTGTGCCAATTTCTGGCTGGAATGGTGACAACATGCTGGAGCCAAGTGCTAACATGCCATGGTTCAAGGGATGGAAAGTCACCCGTAAGGACGGCAACGCCAGTGGAACCACCCTGCTTGAAGCTCTGGATTGCATCCTGCCACCAACTCGCCCAACTGACAAACCCTTGCGTTTGCCTCTCCAGGATGTCTACAAAATTGGTGGTATTGGTACTGTCCCTGTGGGTCGTGTGGAGACTGGTGTTCTCAAACCTGGCATGGTGGTCACCTTTGCTCCAGTCAATGTAACAACTGAAGTGAAGTCTGTAGAAATGCACCATGAAGCATTGAGTGAAGCCCTTCCTGGGGACAATGTGGGCTTCAATGTCAAGAACGTGTCTGTCAAAGATGTCCGTCGTGGCAATGTGGCTGGTGACAGCAAAAATGATCCACCCATGGAAGCTGCTGGCTTCACAGCTCAGGTGATTATTTTGAACCATCCAGGCCAAATCAGTGCTGGATATGCACCTGTGCTGGATTGTCACACAGCTCACATCGCTTGCAAGTTTGCTGAGCTGAAGGAGAAGATTGATCGTCGTTCTGGGGAAAAGCTGGAAGATGGCCCTAAATTCTTGAAATCTGGTGACGCTGCCATTGTTGATATGGTTCCTGGCAAGCCCATGTGTGTCGAGAGCTTCTCTGATTATCCTCCCCTGGGCCGTTTTGCTGTGCGTGACATGAGACAGACAGTTGCTGTGGGTGTCATCAAGGCAGTGGACAAGAAGGCAGCTGGAGCTGGCAAGGTCACCAAGTCTGCCCAGAAAGCTCAGAAGGCTAAATGA